A window of the Pseudomonas furukawaii genome harbors these coding sequences:
- a CDS encoding sigma-54-dependent transcriptional regulator, which produces MGNSILIVEDDEILADNFCTYLQRRQFEVMVCSSAEEALTLIEAQHPDLVLTDYCLPGMSGCDLISRARALDEQLKVIMITGHGNVQGAVEAMKAGAADYLTKPVALAELKLVVDKALEAGRQERQLTFYQQRAAQDAGLSALIGDSAPMRSMKDMVRQVLAAEERMSGEDLPVVLIEGETGTGKELVARALHFDGARSKGPFVEFNCASIPSHLLEAELFGHEKGAFTDAKDRRVGLVEAADGGTLFLDEVGEIDLLLQAKLLKLLEDRTIRRLGSVRERKVNLRIISATNCNLEQMVQEGKFRRDLFFRLRIITIKVPPLRARGDDILILAEHFVAQHGKRYGKTGLRFSPEARALLKGYSWPGNVRELRNMLEQTVLLAPGEVIGPEQLTICRSLLAGAGVTEAVEPELAGSGLGLEDENLSLSDAERDLVVKVLGKTDWNISKSARMLGLTRDMLRYRIDKLGLERPDRHPH; this is translated from the coding sequence ATGGGCAACAGCATTCTGATCGTCGAGGACGACGAGATACTGGCGGACAACTTCTGCACCTACCTGCAGAGGCGCCAGTTCGAGGTGATGGTCTGCAGCTCCGCCGAGGAGGCGCTGACCCTGATCGAGGCCCAGCACCCGGACCTGGTCCTGACCGACTACTGCCTGCCGGGCATGAGCGGGTGCGACCTCATCAGCCGAGCCCGGGCGCTGGACGAGCAGCTCAAGGTCATCATGATCACCGGTCACGGCAACGTGCAGGGCGCGGTGGAGGCCATGAAGGCCGGCGCGGCCGACTACCTGACCAAGCCGGTGGCCCTGGCCGAACTCAAGCTGGTGGTGGACAAGGCGCTGGAGGCCGGTCGCCAGGAGCGCCAACTGACCTTCTACCAGCAGCGTGCCGCCCAGGATGCCGGGCTCTCGGCCCTGATCGGCGATTCGGCGCCCATGCGCTCGATGAAGGACATGGTGCGCCAGGTGCTGGCGGCCGAAGAGCGCATGAGTGGCGAGGACCTGCCGGTGGTGCTGATCGAAGGCGAAACCGGCACCGGCAAGGAACTGGTGGCCCGCGCCCTTCACTTCGACGGTGCCCGCAGCAAGGGGCCCTTCGTCGAGTTCAACTGCGCCTCCATTCCTTCCCACCTGCTGGAAGCCGAGCTGTTCGGCCACGAGAAGGGCGCCTTCACCGATGCCAAGGATCGCCGCGTCGGGCTGGTGGAGGCCGCCGACGGTGGCACCCTGTTCCTCGACGAGGTGGGCGAGATCGACCTGCTGCTCCAGGCCAAGCTGCTGAAACTGCTGGAGGACCGCACCATTCGCCGGCTGGGCTCGGTGCGCGAACGCAAGGTCAACCTGCGCATCATCAGCGCCACCAACTGCAACCTGGAGCAGATGGTGCAGGAGGGCAAGTTCCGCCGCGACCTGTTCTTCCGCCTGCGCATCATCACCATCAAGGTGCCGCCGCTGCGGGCACGGGGCGATGACATCCTGATCCTGGCCGAGCATTTCGTCGCCCAGCACGGCAAGCGCTACGGCAAGACGGGGCTTCGCTTCAGCCCGGAAGCCCGGGCCCTGCTCAAGGGCTACAGCTGGCCGGGCAACGTGCGCGAACTGCGCAACATGCTGGAGCAGACCGTATTGCTGGCCCCGGGCGAGGTCATCGGCCCCGAGCAGCTCACCATCTGCCGGAGCCTGCTGGCGGGTGCGGGCGTCACCGAGGCCGTCGAGCCGGAGCTGGCCGGCAGCGGCCTGGGCCTTGAGGACGAGAACCTGAGCCTGTCGGATGCCGAGCGGGACCTGGTGGTGAAAGTGCTGGGCAAGACCGACTGGAACATCTCCAAGTCCGCCCGCATGCTCGGGCTGACCCGCGACATGCTGCGCTACCGCATCGACAAGCTGGGCCTGGAGCGCCCGGACCGCCATCCGCATTGA
- a CDS encoding sensor histidine kinase: MKMLLAAKPFNLFRWFSLVSLVIILAVAILLGSAATRFLMSESIDRDAMLSAQFIKSIADVEVIHGNFSPGLTLGEFLDKRVDGDRLGVSHEQLAKSHEEFFDHIVRLPDVLLANVYAPDGIVIWSTNPKLIGGRSLEKAKLEEAMRSRDTVTMEHFGPDACPAEDYFMRSPDSLYLESFIPLKDANGNLMSVIEIYKEPVDLIARMNRGLILLWIATALGGAAIYLSLFWFVRRASRLLDDQQRQLVENETLALLGEMSTAVAHSLRNPLASIRSSAELALEVDPGPLHKNLGDIITQVDRMSKWVRELLMSSRPLAGDQEPVNLTAALEETLAAYEPQIRHAGIQVDWTTREAPRVVSHPVLLQQLLGSVLSNAIEAMPRGGRLAICLEPDQRRQLLTLTISDTGSGMTPAMLEMAFKPFHTTKRGGLGVGLVLVRKIIERFGGAVSIDSRENAGTKVHLTFRATAGG; encoded by the coding sequence ATGAAGATGCTGCTGGCGGCCAAGCCCTTCAACCTGTTTCGCTGGTTCTCCCTGGTGAGCCTGGTCATCATCCTGGCGGTGGCGATCCTGCTCGGCTCGGCGGCGACCCGCTTCCTCATGAGCGAGAGCATCGACCGGGATGCCATGCTCAGCGCCCAGTTCATCAAGTCCATCGCCGACGTCGAGGTCATCCACGGCAACTTCTCCCCTGGCCTGACCCTGGGCGAGTTCCTCGACAAGCGCGTCGACGGCGACCGCCTTGGCGTGTCCCACGAACAACTGGCGAAATCCCACGAGGAATTCTTCGACCACATCGTGCGCCTGCCCGATGTGCTGCTGGCCAACGTCTATGCGCCTGACGGCATCGTGATCTGGTCGACCAACCCGAAGCTGATCGGCGGGCGTTCGCTGGAGAAGGCCAAGCTGGAAGAGGCGATGCGGAGTCGCGACACCGTGACGATGGAACACTTCGGGCCGGACGCCTGTCCCGCTGAAGACTATTTCATGCGCAGTCCCGACAGCCTCTACCTGGAAAGCTTCATCCCGCTCAAGGATGCCAACGGCAACCTGATGTCGGTGATCGAGATCTACAAGGAGCCGGTGGACCTGATCGCGCGTATGAACCGGGGCCTGATCCTGCTCTGGATCGCCACCGCCCTGGGGGGAGCGGCCATCTACCTCAGCCTGTTCTGGTTCGTGCGCCGCGCGTCCCGCCTGCTGGACGACCAGCAGCGGCAACTGGTGGAGAACGAGACCCTGGCGCTGCTGGGGGAAATGTCCACCGCCGTCGCCCACAGCCTGCGCAACCCGCTGGCGTCCATTCGCTCCAGCGCCGAGCTGGCCCTGGAAGTGGACCCGGGCCCGCTGCACAAGAACCTCGGGGACATCATCACCCAGGTGGATCGCATGTCGAAGTGGGTGCGCGAGCTGCTGATGTCGTCCCGGCCCCTCGCCGGTGACCAGGAGCCGGTGAACCTCACCGCCGCGCTGGAGGAAACCCTGGCCGCCTACGAGCCGCAGATCCGTCACGCCGGCATCCAGGTGGACTGGACCACGCGCGAGGCGCCCAGGGTGGTCAGCCATCCGGTGCTGCTGCAACAGTTGCTCGGCAGCGTGCTCTCCAACGCCATCGAGGCCATGCCCCGGGGCGGGCGCCTGGCCATCTGCCTCGAACCCGACCAGCGCCGCCAGCTCCTCACCCTCACCATCAGCGACACCGGCAGCGGCATGACGCCGGCCATGCTGGAGATGGCCTTCAAACCTTTTCACACCACCAAGCGCGGTGGCCTGGGCGTCGGCCTGGTGCTGGTGCGCAAGATCATCGAGCGTTTCGGCGGTGCCGTCAGCATCGACAGCCGGGAAAACGCCGGTACCAAGGTGCACCTGACCTTCAGGGCCACGGCAGGGGGATAA
- a CDS encoding outer membrane protein OmpK translates to MNRALSSLMLAGSLLATGTALADGPLLWQDNSLTYLYGKDFKINPEIQQTFTFEHASGWTWGDLFVFVDQINYNGEEDANAGKNTYYGEFSPRLSFGKVFEQKLEFGPISDVLLAATYERGENRNQNYLVGPGFDLKLPGFDYFQLNFYYRKPDGITNNPSGQWQVTPVWSYTIPVGNSDLVIDGFMDWVWNNKDATSSRPNDLHANLHFNPQIKYDLGKAMGWSAVKHFYVGIEYDYWKNKYAIDDNSFLGDEILGGTDQNTFSLLAKVHF, encoded by the coding sequence ATGAACCGCGCCCTTTCCTCCCTGATGCTCGCCGGCAGCCTGCTGGCGACCGGCACCGCCCTGGCCGACGGCCCCCTGCTGTGGCAGGACAACAGCCTGACCTACCTCTACGGCAAGGATTTCAAGATCAACCCGGAGATCCAGCAGACCTTCACCTTCGAACACGCCAGCGGCTGGACCTGGGGCGACCTGTTCGTCTTCGTCGACCAGATCAACTACAACGGCGAGGAAGACGCCAACGCCGGCAAGAACACCTACTACGGCGAGTTCTCCCCGCGCCTGTCCTTCGGCAAGGTCTTCGAGCAGAAACTGGAATTCGGCCCCATCAGCGACGTGTTGCTGGCCGCCACCTACGAGCGCGGCGAAAACCGCAACCAGAACTACCTGGTCGGCCCGGGCTTCGACCTGAAGCTCCCCGGCTTCGACTACTTCCAGCTGAACTTCTACTACCGCAAGCCCGACGGCATCACCAACAACCCGTCCGGCCAGTGGCAGGTCACCCCGGTCTGGTCCTACACCATCCCGGTGGGCAACTCGGACCTCGTCATCGACGGCTTCATGGACTGGGTGTGGAACAACAAGGACGCCACCTCCAGCCGCCCCAACGACCTCCACGCCAACCTGCACTTCAACCCGCAGATCAAGTACGACCTGGGCAAGGCCATGGGCTGGAGCGCGGTGAAGCACTTCTACGTCGGCATCGAGTACGACTACTGGAAGAACAAGTACGCCATCGACGACAACAGCTTCCTCGGCGACGAGATCCTCGGCGGCACCGACCAGAACACCTTCAGCCTGCTGGCCAAGGTGCATTTCTGA
- a CDS encoding sodium:solute symporter family protein encodes MLIWFVAIYLLITVGVGFYASTRVKNSKDFAAGGRSMSFPLVAAMVFATWFGSEAVLGIPATFIEEGFAGIIEDPFGSFGCLMLVGLVFARPLYRMNLLTIGDFFRKRFGPHVETFTSLVIIGSYLGWVAAQLTALGVVFNVLSDGSITTTQGMMIGTFIVLLYTLFGGMWSVALTDFMQMIIIVVGLLYLTWLIGDMAGGADVVISHAASEGKFALMHSFEPRDIVAFIAAAVTMMFGSIPQQDVYARVMSAKTENIAARASMTGAVFYLSFCMLPIFLTYAASLIDPAMVQKWLAEDSQMILPHLIMERTPLFAQIMFFGALLSAIMSTASGTLLAPSVTFTENILKRFMPDMNDRQFLLAMRISVVAMTIATSTFALYSDASIYEMVGNAYKVTLVAAVVPLFAGLFWKRATTQGALMAIAFGLLSWVWLESTYVETDFWPPQLAGLLFSALGMLVGSLLPQFVRSRRESLEPSAA; translated from the coding sequence ATGCTGATCTGGTTTGTTGCGATTTACCTGCTGATCACTGTGGGTGTCGGTTTCTACGCTTCCACCCGTGTCAAAAACTCCAAGGACTTCGCGGCCGGCGGCCGGAGCATGTCCTTCCCCCTGGTCGCGGCGATGGTGTTCGCCACCTGGTTCGGCTCGGAGGCCGTCCTGGGGATCCCCGCCACCTTCATCGAGGAAGGCTTCGCCGGGATCATCGAAGACCCGTTCGGCTCCTTCGGTTGCCTCATGCTGGTGGGCCTGGTGTTCGCCCGGCCGCTCTACCGCATGAACCTGCTGACCATCGGCGACTTCTTCCGCAAGCGCTTCGGTCCCCATGTCGAGACCTTCACCAGCCTGGTGATCATCGGCTCCTACCTGGGCTGGGTCGCGGCGCAGCTCACCGCGCTGGGCGTGGTCTTCAACGTGCTCTCCGACGGCTCCATCACCACCACCCAGGGCATGATGATCGGCACCTTCATCGTGCTGCTCTACACGCTGTTCGGCGGCATGTGGTCCGTGGCGCTGACCGACTTCATGCAGATGATCATCATCGTCGTCGGCCTGCTCTACCTGACCTGGCTGATCGGCGACATGGCCGGTGGCGCCGACGTGGTGATCAGCCATGCCGCCAGCGAAGGCAAGTTCGCCCTCATGCACAGCTTCGAGCCCAGGGACATAGTGGCCTTCATCGCCGCGGCGGTGACCATGATGTTCGGCTCCATCCCGCAGCAGGACGTCTACGCCCGGGTGATGTCGGCCAAGACCGAGAACATCGCCGCCCGCGCCTCCATGACCGGCGCCGTGTTCTACCTCTCCTTCTGCATGCTGCCGATCTTCCTGACCTACGCGGCTTCGCTCATCGATCCGGCCATGGTGCAGAAGTGGCTGGCCGAGGATTCGCAGATGATCCTGCCGCACCTGATCATGGAGCGCACCCCGCTGTTCGCCCAGATCATGTTCTTCGGCGCGCTGCTGTCGGCCATCATGTCCACCGCCTCCGGCACCCTGCTGGCGCCTTCGGTGACTTTCACCGAGAACATCCTCAAGCGCTTCATGCCCGACATGAACGATCGGCAGTTCCTGCTGGCCATGCGGATCAGCGTGGTCGCCATGACCATCGCCACCTCCACCTTCGCCCTGTACTCCGACGCCAGCATCTACGAGATGGTGGGCAACGCCTACAAGGTGACCCTGGTGGCCGCCGTGGTGCCGCTGTTCGCCGGCCTGTTCTGGAAGCGCGCCACCACCCAGGGCGCGCTGATGGCCATCGCCTTCGGCCTGCTGTCCTGGGTCTGGCTGGAGTCCACCTACGTGGAAACCGACTTCTGGCCGCCGCAACTGGCCGGCCTGCTGTTCAGCGCCCTGGGCATGCTGGTGGGCTCGCTGCTGCCGCAGTTCGTGCGCAGCCGCCGCGAGAGCCTGGAGCCGAGCGCCGCCTGA
- a CDS encoding arylamine N-acetyltransferase family protein — protein MHALNPQQTAAYLRHLDIPAPSNADLAGLDRLVAAHQRRVAFENLDVLLDRPIAIDADGVFAKVVERGRGGYCFELNNLFARLLLALGYDVELLAGRVRWGLPLDAPQTMLSHLMLRVRLPEGPFLADVGFGSATPWRAMPLDGRSLPDFPYRLSPQDDGSGEVQLEAYRAESGWAACYRFTLDSAPWVDCIPRNWYTSTHPDSVFRRMLMTARSEGEWRLTLANGTFNRRHRDGRLESRVIEEAEELVAVLRGDFLLDLSDDEVEPLRARLAGLLA, from the coding sequence ATGCATGCGCTGAACCCCCAGCAAACCGCCGCCTACCTGCGGCACCTGGACATCCCCGCCCCCTCGAACGCCGACCTCGCCGGGCTCGACCGACTGGTCGCCGCGCACCAGCGCCGCGTCGCCTTCGAGAACCTCGACGTGCTGCTGGACCGCCCCATCGCCATCGACGCCGACGGCGTCTTCGCCAAAGTGGTGGAACGCGGACGGGGCGGTTATTGCTTCGAGCTGAACAACCTCTTCGCCCGCCTGCTGCTGGCCCTGGGCTACGACGTCGAACTGCTGGCCGGACGGGTGCGCTGGGGCCTGCCCCTGGACGCGCCGCAGACCATGCTGTCGCACCTGATGCTGCGAGTACGCCTGCCCGAAGGCCCCTTCCTGGCGGACGTGGGCTTCGGCTCCGCCACCCCCTGGCGCGCCATGCCCCTGGACGGCCGGTCGCTGCCGGACTTCCCTTACCGCCTGAGCCCCCAGGACGATGGCAGCGGCGAGGTCCAGCTGGAAGCCTACCGCGCCGAGTCGGGCTGGGCCGCCTGCTACCGCTTCACCCTGGACAGCGCGCCCTGGGTCGATTGCATCCCCCGCAACTGGTACACCTCCACCCACCCCGACAGCGTCTTCCGGCGCATGCTGATGACCGCCCGAAGCGAGGGCGAGTGGCGCCTGACCCTGGCCAACGGCACCTTCAACCGCCGCCACCGCGACGGCCGGCTGGAAAGCCGCGTCATCGAAGAGGCCGAGGAGCTGGTGGCGGTGCTCAGGGGCGATTTCCTGCTGGACCTGAGCGACGACGAGGTCGAGCCGCTGCGGGCGCGGCTGGCGGGGCTGCTCGCCTAG
- a CDS encoding phytanoyl-CoA dioxygenase family protein — MSTADHLRALHEQGFTLFPSVLDTRAVAALRERIDRLRPIHWDYLGLLDDHFKCVFNRGPEWLPYLDLPGVIEVAEAALGADCHVIGQTAWRSRPGFIGADLHLDHLVMELPERLLDDPAFQLPMQICTAHLYLDDITPDLCPTRVIPGSHRAGRRPRPGETHWRGREPEAVLCRAGDLLLFRSELWHAGSRNLSPNRSRYLLQIHYGRRMVAQKFSPYLAFQFSPAVLAACTPRQRRLLGDHEPAEYD, encoded by the coding sequence ATGTCGACCGCCGATCACCTCCGGGCCCTGCACGAGCAGGGCTTCACCCTGTTTCCCAGCGTGCTCGACACCCGCGCAGTCGCCGCCCTGCGCGAGCGGATTGACCGCCTGCGACCCATCCACTGGGACTACCTCGGCCTGCTGGACGATCATTTCAAGTGCGTGTTCAACCGGGGACCGGAATGGCTGCCCTACCTGGACCTGCCGGGGGTGATCGAGGTCGCCGAAGCCGCACTCGGGGCCGACTGCCATGTGATCGGCCAGACCGCCTGGCGCAGTCGCCCCGGTTTCATCGGTGCCGACCTGCACCTGGATCACCTGGTGATGGAGTTGCCGGAACGCCTGCTGGACGACCCGGCCTTCCAGTTGCCCATGCAGATCTGCACGGCCCACCTGTATCTGGACGACATCACGCCCGACCTGTGCCCTACCCGGGTCATTCCCGGCAGCCACCGGGCCGGACGCCGGCCCCGGCCAGGGGAAACCCACTGGCGCGGCCGCGAGCCCGAGGCCGTGCTGTGCAGGGCCGGAGACCTGCTGCTGTTCCGCAGCGAGCTCTGGCATGCCGGCAGCCGCAACCTGAGCCCGAACCGCAGCCGTTACCTGCTGCAGATCCACTATGGCCGGCGCATGGTGGCGCAAAAGTTCTCCCCTTACCTCGCCTTCCAGTTCTCCCCGGCGGTGCTGGCCGCCTGTACGCCGCGCCAACGCCGTCTTCTGGGCGATCACGAGCCCGCCGAGTACGACTGA
- a CDS encoding LEA type 2 family protein, with protein MSATRLFLLLWALVLAGCSSFGGRDPLQVDLAGMEPLAGEGLEVRFTLKLRVQNPNESAIHYSGVALELEVNDLPLASGVSSQGGTVAGFGETLIEVPVTLSAFSVLRQAWNLGGGAPLQNVPYALRGKLGGGLWGTRRFSDAGVLSLPEPRDTP; from the coding sequence ATGTCCGCCACCCGCCTATTCCTGCTGCTCTGGGCCCTGGTACTGGCCGGCTGTTCCAGCTTCGGCGGCCGCGACCCGCTGCAGGTGGACCTGGCCGGTATGGAACCCCTGGCCGGCGAGGGGCTGGAGGTGCGCTTCACGCTCAAGCTGCGGGTCCAGAACCCCAATGAAAGCGCCATCCACTACAGCGGCGTGGCCCTGGAACTGGAGGTGAACGACCTGCCCCTGGCCAGCGGCGTGAGCAGCCAGGGCGGCACCGTGGCGGGGTTCGGGGAAACCCTGATCGAGGTTCCAGTGACCCTGTCGGCCTTTTCGGTCCTGCGCCAGGCCTGGAATCTCGGCGGCGGCGCCCCGCTGCAGAACGTCCCCTATGCCCTGCGCGGCAAGCTGGGCGGTGGCCTCTGGGGCACCCGCCGCTTCAGCGACGCGGGCGTGCTCAGCCTGCCGGAGCCCCGGGATACGCCGTAG
- a CDS encoding zinc ribbon domain-containing protein YjdM has translation MSALPPCPKCNSEYTYQDGAQLICPECAHEWSADGNNEAAGDEKVIKDSVGNVLQDGDTITVIKDLKVKGSSLVVKVGTKVKNIRLVDGDHDIDCKIDGIGAMKLKSEFVRKV, from the coding sequence ATGAGCGCCCTGCCGCCCTGCCCCAAGTGCAACTCCGAATACACCTACCAGGACGGCGCCCAGCTGATCTGTCCCGAATGCGCCCATGAGTGGTCGGCCGACGGCAACAACGAAGCAGCCGGCGACGAGAAGGTGATCAAGGACTCCGTCGGCAACGTCCTCCAGGACGGCGACACCATCACCGTGATCAAGGACCTCAAGGTCAAGGGCTCGTCCCTGGTGGTGAAGGTCGGCACCAAGGTGAAGAACATCCGCCTGGTGGACGGCGACCACGACATCGACTGCAAGATCGACGGCATCGGCGCGATGAAGCTGAAGTCGGAGTTCGTGCGCAAGGTGTAA
- a CDS encoding sodium:solute symporter: MAIDYMTMLIYVLVMAGLGWWGMRKARTRDDFLLAGRRLGPALYLGTLSAVMLGGASTIGSVRLGYQYGISGLWLVFMLGLGIIILSLVFSRQISQLRVFTVTQILEQRYQASSRLIGGVVMVAYDLMVAVTATIAIGSVTEVVFDIPRIAAILCGGGLVIFYSVIGGMWSLTLTDIIQFVIMTVGIFFVLLPMSLGEAGGLSAMQANLPTGFFELGNIGLDTILTYFLLYFFGALIGQDIWQRLFTARSERVVRYAGLGAGFYCMLYGAACALIGAAAKLLLPDLEVAENAFAEVARGVLPAGLRGLVVAAALAAIMSTASACLLAAATVLKEDIYSRFLNRSGEDHLASSRWITFGLGAAMLAMACLVNDVIAGLSIAYNLLVGGLLVPIMGALLWRRASAQGAMACMVTGSLTVIAFMVRDGILANTPIYYGLGVSLVTFVIVSLLTQPAPELRTAAD, from the coding sequence ATGGCAATCGATTACATGACGATGTTGATCTATGTGCTGGTGATGGCCGGCCTCGGCTGGTGGGGCATGCGCAAGGCCAGGACCCGCGATGATTTTCTCCTGGCCGGGCGCCGCCTGGGACCGGCCCTCTACCTCGGCACGCTTTCGGCGGTGATGCTGGGCGGCGCCTCCACCATCGGTTCGGTGCGCTTGGGCTACCAGTACGGGATCTCCGGCCTCTGGCTGGTGTTCATGCTGGGCCTGGGCATCATCATCCTCAGCCTGGTGTTTTCCCGGCAGATCTCGCAACTGCGGGTCTTCACCGTCACCCAGATTCTCGAACAGCGCTACCAGGCCTCCTCGCGCCTGATCGGCGGCGTGGTCATGGTGGCCTACGACCTGATGGTGGCCGTCACCGCCACCATCGCCATCGGCTCGGTCACCGAGGTGGTCTTCGACATCCCGCGCATTGCCGCCATCCTCTGCGGCGGCGGCCTGGTGATCTTCTACTCGGTGATCGGCGGCATGTGGTCGCTGACCCTCACCGACATCATCCAGTTCGTGATCATGACCGTCGGCATCTTCTTCGTCCTGCTGCCCATGAGCCTGGGCGAGGCCGGTGGCCTGAGCGCCATGCAGGCCAACCTGCCGACGGGCTTCTTCGAGCTGGGCAACATCGGCCTGGACACCATCCTCACCTACTTCCTGCTGTACTTCTTCGGCGCCCTGATCGGCCAGGACATCTGGCAGCGCCTGTTCACCGCCCGTAGCGAACGGGTGGTGCGCTACGCCGGCCTCGGCGCCGGGTTCTACTGCATGCTCTATGGCGCCGCCTGCGCCCTCATCGGGGCGGCCGCCAAGCTGCTGTTGCCGGACCTTGAGGTGGCCGAGAACGCCTTCGCCGAGGTCGCCCGTGGCGTGCTCCCCGCCGGCCTGCGCGGCCTGGTAGTGGCCGCCGCCCTGGCCGCCATCATGTCCACCGCCAGCGCCTGCCTGCTGGCCGCCGCCACCGTGCTCAAGGAAGACATCTACAGCCGCTTCCTCAATCGCAGCGGCGAAGACCACCTCGCCAGCAGCCGCTGGATCACCTTCGGCCTCGGCGCGGCGATGCTGGCCATGGCCTGCCTGGTCAATGACGTCATCGCCGGACTGTCCATCGCCTACAACCTGCTGGTGGGCGGCCTGCTGGTGCCGATCATGGGCGCCCTGCTCTGGCGCCGTGCCTCGGCCCAGGGCGCCATGGCCTGCATGGTCACCGGCAGTCTGACCGTCATCGCCTTCATGGTCCGCGACGGCATCCTGGCCAACACCCCCATCTACTACGGCCTGGGCGTCAGCCTGGTGACCTTCGTCATCGTCAGCCTGCTGACACAGCCCGCTCCCGAGCTACGCACCGCAGCCGATTGA
- the speB gene encoding agmatinase, giving the protein MTRDFPQPLDAALIPRFAGIPSFMRLPIFSDPADLQLALVGVPWDGGTTNRAGARHGPREVRNLSSLMRKVHHVSRIAPYELVRIGDLGDAPVNPIDLIDSLTRIEAFFREIHDAGTVPLAVGGDHLVTLPIFRALARHRPIGMIHFDAHSDTNDRYFGDNPYTHGTPFRRAVEEGLLDPRRTVQIGIRGSIYSAEDEAFAEECGIRVIHMEEFAEIGVEATLAEARRVVGDGPTYISFDVDVLDPAFAPGTGTPEIGGMTTLQAQQMIRGLRGLNLVGADVVEVSPPFDQGGATALVGATMMFELMCILAESIASR; this is encoded by the coding sequence ATGACCCGAGACTTCCCACAGCCGCTCGATGCCGCGCTGATCCCGCGTTTCGCCGGCATCCCGAGCTTCATGCGCCTGCCGATCTTCAGCGACCCTGCCGACCTGCAACTGGCCCTGGTGGGCGTGCCCTGGGACGGCGGCACAACCAACCGCGCCGGCGCCCGCCACGGCCCGCGCGAGGTGCGCAACCTGTCCAGCCTGATGCGCAAGGTGCATCACGTCAGCCGCATCGCCCCTTACGAACTGGTGCGCATCGGCGACCTGGGCGACGCGCCGGTCAACCCCATCGACCTGATCGACTCGCTGACGCGCATCGAGGCCTTCTTCCGCGAGATCCACGACGCCGGCACGGTGCCGCTGGCGGTCGGCGGTGACCACCTGGTGACCCTGCCGATCTTCCGCGCTCTGGCCCGCCATCGCCCCATCGGCATGATCCACTTCGACGCCCACTCCGACACCAACGACCGCTACTTCGGCGACAACCCCTACACCCATGGCACCCCCTTCCGCCGTGCGGTGGAGGAAGGCCTGCTGGACCCCCGGCGCACGGTGCAGATCGGCATTCGCGGTTCCATCTACTCCGCCGAGGACGAGGCCTTCGCCGAGGAATGCGGCATCCGCGTGATCCACATGGAGGAGTTCGCCGAGATCGGCGTCGAGGCCACCCTGGCGGAAGCGCGGCGCGTGGTGGGCGATGGCCCCACCTACATCAGCTTCGATGTCGACGTGCTCGATCCGGCCTTCGCCCCCGGCACCGGCACCCCGGAAATCGGCGGCATGACCACCCTCCAGGCCCAGCAGATGATCCGTGGCCTGCGCGGCCTGAACCTGGTGGGCGCCGACGTGGTGGAAGTCTCCCCGCCCTTCGACCAGGGCGGCGCCACCGCCCTGGTGGGCGCCACCATGATGTTCGAGCTGATGTGCATACTCGCCGAATCCATCGCCAGTCGC